A stretch of DNA from Cellulomonas fengjieae:
GGCGCGGTCGTCGCGGGCCGGCTCGCCCAGTGGGTCGGCGAGGGCCGGACCATCCCGCTGGCCGCTCTCCTGATGGCCCCGGCCGCCGCGCTGACCCCGCTGGCGTCCACGGGCATCCTCCCGGCGGCGGCGCTGCTCATCGCGGGCGGCGCGCTGTTCGGCTTCGCCGTGATCGTCTACAACGTCGCGCAGGTGAGCTTCCGGCAGCGGGTGTGCCCGCCGCCGCTGCTCGGCCGGATGAACGCGTCGGTGCGGTTCATCGTGTGGGGGACGATGCCCATCGGAGGGCTGCTGGGCGGCTGGCTCGGGACCCACCTCGGCGTGCTGCCGACCCTGTGGATCTCGGCCGCGATCATGACCCTGTCCGCCCTGCCGGTCGTGCTCTCGCCCCTGCTCGGGATGCGCGACCTGCCCGGCGGTCCCGTCGCGCCGGTCCCCACGCGCGACGCCTGACGGAGCGCTACGGCCGACGTCGCCGGGCGAGCGCCCGCAGCGCGATGCCGGTGAGCACATCGAACGTGGCCGGCAGCAGGACCGAGCCGACGCCGGCACCCGTGACCGCCAGCGTGCCCGCGGTGTCCGGCCCGTCGCGCACAGCTGCGTCGCAGGCGACCACGCCGTGGTCCGCGTCAGGGTCGTGCTCGACGGCCACGGGCCACCGCCCGATCACTCCCGCGGCGCATCGGCGGCGAGCAGCACCTCGAGCCGCGCACGGTACTCCTGCTCGTCGATCTCGCCGCGGGCGTAGCGCTCGGCGAGCACCGAGCGGGCGGATCCCGTTCCTCGCGGCCCGCCGGGACCGCCCCAGCCGGCCCACCGACGCCGCCGACGGCTCCCGATCACGAAGAACAGCGCGATCAGACCGAACCAGAACAGCGGGACGAGAAGGAACCAGGGACCGGGCCCCCAGCCCCAGCCGTAGCCGACGGGGTGGGACACGAGGGTGCTGAGCATGGTCAACCTCCGGGGTCGATCCGGCCGTCGTTCGACCGGACCACCACGGTCACCCGGCACGACCGCGCCCGTCGTCGTCCGTGCGGAGCGTCCGGGGCGCTCCGGCGGGAGTCAGCCCGCCCAGCCGGGCCGCACCACACCCGACTCGTAGGCGACGACGACCAGCTGCGCACGGTCTCGCGCACCGAGCTTGGTCGCCGCGCGCAGCACGTGCGTCTTGACCGTGAGAGGGCTCAGGAACAGCCGCGCACCGATCTCGTCGTTCGACAGCCCTTCCGCGACGAGGACCAGGACCTCGCGTTCCCGCGGCGTCAGGTCGGCGAGGGCCGGGGCCTCGGTGACGGCCCGCGTCGCGCGTGCGACGGTGGCCAGCAGGCGCCGGGTGACGGTCGGCGAGAGCAACGCGTCGCCACCCGCGACCACCCGCACGGCGCGCAGCAGGTCCGCCGGCTCGGTGTCCTTGACCAGGAAGCCCGACGCACCCCCACGGATGGCCTCGGCCACGTACTCGTCCAGCTCGAACGTGGTGACGACGACCACGCGCACGCCCGCCGCGCGCGGCTCGGCGACGATGCGCCGCGTCGCCGCCAGACCGTCGGTCCCCGGCATCCGGATGTCCATCAGCACGACGTCCGGTAGCAGCTCGAGGGCGAGCCGGACGGCCTCGTCCCCCGTCGCGGCCTCGCCGACGACCGTCAGGTCCGGCTCGGCGTCGAGCAGCGCACGGAAACCTCCGCGCACCAGGGCCTGGTCGTCGGCGAGCAGGACGCGGATCACCGCTCGCCCCTCGGGAGCTCGAGCCGGACCCGGAACCCGGTCGGCCCCGGACCCGCGACGAGCGTGCCCCCGACGGCCTCGGCCCGCTCGCGCATGCCGCGCAGGCCGAAGCCCTCGCTCACCGGGCCGCCGCCGGGACCGTCGTCGACCACCTCCAGGACGATGCGGTCGCCCACCACGAGCCTGGCCTGCACACCGGCCCCCGGCGCATGGCGGCGGACATTGGTCAGCGCCTCCTGCAGCGTGCGATGGACCACCCCGGCGACGGGATCGGGCAACCCCTGCGCCGCGTCGAGCACGCCGGAGTCGTCGACCCGCAGGCCGTCGGCGCGTGCCCGGACGAGAAGGTCCGCCAGGCCGCGCGGCCCGGCACCGCCCGCGGGCTCGCGCGGGGCCTCACCGTCGGCTCGCAGCACGCCCAGCACCTCACGCACCTCGTCGAGCGCGTCCTTGC
This window harbors:
- a CDS encoding response regulator, giving the protein MIRVLLADDQALVRGGFRALLDAEPDLTVVGEAATGDEAVRLALELLPDVVLMDIRMPGTDGLAATRRIVAEPRAAGVRVVVVTTFELDEYVAEAIRGGASGFLVKDTEPADLLRAVRVVAGGDALLSPTVTRRLLATVARATRAVTEAPALADLTPREREVLVLVAEGLSNDEIGARLFLSPLTVKTHVLRAATKLGARDRAQLVVVAYESGVVRPGWAG
- a CDS encoding SHOCT domain-containing protein, with the protein product MLSTLVSHPVGYGWGWGPGPWFLLVPLFWFGLIALFFVIGSRRRRRWAGWGGPGGPRGTGSARSVLAERYARGEIDEQEYRARLEVLLAADAPRE